A part of Magnetospirillum sp. ME-1 genomic DNA contains:
- a CDS encoding two-component system response regulator — protein sequence MSAIRIMVVEDERIVALHLRQQLLKLGYDVVFIASSGEQVLRQIGNLRPDVVLMDIHIEGDLDGIETVARLPAELHIPVIYLTAYSEEAILARARATKPFGFLLKPFSERELHATIQMALERRKVEEALRDSEEHLTLALDAAGMGAWEVDAQSRRIVRAGHIERVFGCAGQGFGGSLDRFLDHVVEDDRVVLARAYERLLSETAPLQVEFRGIRPDGTVRWLRAQGKAIPPRAERPQRIIGVLQDVSDHKAAEDRQRQALTVFEATRDGLLILDPLLRVVTVNPGYCAITGFDEAELLGRRPRMLEAGAQPADLHDEIMEALKEGGRWRGEIAARNRAGEVLPLLMNIAAVRSEHDSVVHYVAAFTDLTAIRAAEERLQHLAHYDPLTDLPNRLLAADRLDHAMERCRRDRTSLAVLFVDLDYFKRINDTLGHSVGDVVLKTVAQHMRGAVRAEDTVARLGGDEFMVILEQADHPDDIAAVAMKIRAAVTRPLTVNGRELATSASIGISLFPGDGQTREVLIQAADTAMYAAKETGRNGYAFYTREMTERVFQAVASDSDVRRALAADELVLFYQPQISLDSGEVEGVEALIRWNHPERGLVGPAEIIPAAERGGFIIDIGDWVVAQACRQIRQWQAAGLASLRVAVNASAQQMRNGRLLRAVQDALAETGISPDMLEIEITESMLQNEDECIATLHALKQLGVTLAIDDFGTGYSCLSSLKSLPIQRLKIDRAFIEGIPEDLNDVAIAEAIVAMAHRLRLSVVAEGVETEAHMEFLRAVGCEGVQGFFHARPMPAEEVAAFITGRAVPPG from the coding sequence ATGTCGGCGATACGGATCATGGTGGTCGAGGACGAGCGGATCGTCGCCCTGCATCTGCGCCAGCAGCTGCTCAAACTCGGCTACGACGTGGTGTTCATCGCCTCGTCGGGCGAGCAGGTGCTGCGGCAGATCGGCAATCTCAGGCCCGACGTCGTCTTGATGGACATCCATATCGAGGGCGACCTGGACGGCATCGAGACGGTGGCGCGCCTGCCGGCCGAGCTCCACATTCCGGTGATCTATCTCACCGCCTATTCCGAGGAAGCCATCCTGGCCCGCGCCCGGGCCACCAAGCCGTTCGGTTTCCTGTTGAAGCCGTTTTCCGAGCGCGAACTGCACGCCACCATCCAGATGGCGCTGGAGCGCCGCAAGGTGGAGGAGGCGCTGCGCGACAGCGAGGAGCATCTGACCCTGGCTCTCGACGCCGCCGGCATGGGGGCCTGGGAGGTGGACGCCCAGTCGCGCCGCATCGTCCGTGCCGGCCATATCGAGCGGGTGTTCGGCTGCGCCGGCCAAGGCTTCGGCGGCAGTCTGGACCGCTTTCTCGATCATGTGGTCGAGGATGACCGGGTGGTGCTGGCCCGGGCCTACGAGCGGCTGCTGAGCGAGACCGCGCCGCTTCAGGTGGAGTTCCGCGGCATCCGTCCCGACGGTACCGTGCGGTGGCTGCGCGCCCAGGGCAAGGCCATTCCCCCCCGGGCCGAGCGGCCCCAGCGTATCATCGGTGTGCTGCAGGACGTCAGCGACCACAAGGCGGCCGAGGACCGCCAGCGCCAGGCCCTGACCGTCTTCGAGGCGACCCGCGACGGGCTGCTGATCCTCGATCCCCTGCTGCGGGTGGTCACCGTCAATCCCGGCTATTGCGCCATCACCGGCTTCGACGAGGCCGAGCTGCTGGGGCGCCGCCCGCGCATGCTGGAGGCCGGCGCCCAGCCCGCCGACCTGCATGACGAGATCATGGAGGCCCTGAAGGAGGGCGGGCGCTGGCGCGGCGAGATCGCCGCCAGGAACCGCGCCGGCGAGGTTCTGCCGCTCTTGATGAATATCGCCGCCGTGCGCAGCGAACACGACAGCGTCGTCCATTACGTGGCGGCCTTCACCGATCTGACCGCCATCCGCGCCGCCGAGGAGCGGCTGCAGCATCTGGCTCATTACGACCCCCTGACGGACCTGCCCAACCGGCTGCTGGCCGCGGACCGGCTCGACCACGCCATGGAGCGCTGCCGCCGCGACCGCACGTCCCTGGCGGTGCTGTTCGTGGACCTGGACTACTTCAAGCGCATCAACGATACCCTGGGCCACAGCGTCGGCGATGTGGTGCTGAAAACCGTGGCCCAGCACATGCGGGGCGCGGTGCGTGCCGAGGATACGGTGGCGCGGCTGGGCGGCGACGAGTTCATGGTGATCCTGGAACAGGCGGATCATCCCGACGACATCGCCGCCGTCGCCATGAAGATCCGGGCGGCGGTGACCCGGCCCCTGACGGTCAACGGCCGCGAGCTGGCCACCTCGGCCAGCATCGGCATCAGCCTGTTTCCCGGAGACGGCCAGACCCGCGAAGTGCTGATCCAGGCCGCCGACACCGCCATGTACGCCGCCAAGGAAACCGGGCGCAACGGCTATGCCTTCTATACGCGGGAAATGACCGAGCGGGTGTTCCAGGCGGTGGCGTCCGACAGCGACGTGCGCCGGGCGCTGGCCGCCGACGAGCTGGTGCTGTTCTACCAGCCGCAGATCTCGCTGGACTCGGGCGAGGTGGAAGGGGTCGAGGCGCTGATCCGCTGGAATCATCCCGAACGGGGACTGGTCGGCCCGGCCGAGATCATACCCGCCGCCGAACGGGGCGGTTTCATCATCGATATCGGCGATTGGGTGGTGGCCCAGGCCTGCCGCCAGATCCGGCAGTGGCAGGCGGCCGGGCTGGCGTCCTTGCGGGTGGCGGTCAACGCCTCGGCCCAGCAGATGCGCAACGGACGCCTGCTCCGCGCCGTGCAGGACGCCCTGGCCGAAACCGGAATCTCGCCCGACATGCTGGAAATCGAGATCACCGAAAGCATGCTGCAGAACGAGGACGAATGCATCGCCACCCTGCACGCCCTGAAGCAGCTGGGCGTGACGCTGGCCATCGACGATTTCGGCACCGGCTATTCCTGCCTCAGCTCGCTGAAAAGCCTGCCCATCCAGCGCCTGAAGATCGACCGCGCCTTCATCGAGGGAATCCCCGAGGATCTCAACGACGTGGCCATCGCCGAGGCCATCGTCGCCATGGCCCACCGGCTGCGCCTGTCCGTGGTGGCGGAAGGGGTGGAGACCGAGGCCCACATGGAGTTTCTTCGCGCCGTAGGGTGCGAGGGCGTTCAGGGCTTCTTCCACGCCCGCCCCATGCCCGCCGAGGAGGTGGCGGCCTTCATCACCGGCAGGGCGGTGCCGCCGGGCTGA
- a CDS encoding MoaD/ThiS family protein, producing the protein MNQSHPGRRLETGISDRGMGDNSGQAATIAIRLKMFNSLSPYAGGSAPLAIEVPAGTVIGDLVRRFGVPADKIFLVLVNGKDVTRQLGAPVNLERELDDGDEVALSGPVPYSWGYGAPIV; encoded by the coding sequence ATGAACCAATCGCATCCCGGCCGGCGCCTTGAAACGGGCATTTCAGATCGCGGTATGGGCGACAATTCCGGACAGGCGGCGACCATCGCCATCCGCCTCAAGATGTTCAACAGCCTGTCGCCCTATGCCGGCGGCAGCGCGCCGCTGGCCATCGAGGTGCCGGCGGGAACGGTGATCGGCGATCTGGTCAGGCGTTTCGGCGTGCCCGCCGACAAGATATTCCTGGTCCTGGTCAACGGCAAGGACGTCACCCGCCAGCTGGGCGCGCCGGTCAATCTGGAGCGTGAACTGGACGATGGCGACGAGGTGGCCCTGTCCGGGCCGGTGCCCTATTCCTGGGGCTATGGCGCGCCCATCGTCTGA
- the thiS gene encoding sulfur carrier protein ThiS translates to MRVTLKLFALLGRFLPPGSVANAAPVEVPEGTDIAALIARFDLTEKDCHLVLKNGNFVPPDARATTRLAEGDVVSIWPPIGGG, encoded by the coding sequence ATGCGGGTGACGCTGAAGCTGTTCGCCCTGCTGGGCCGCTTTCTTCCGCCCGGCTCGGTGGCCAACGCCGCCCCGGTGGAGGTGCCCGAAGGCACCGACATCGCCGCCCTGATCGCCCGCTTCGACCTGACGGAAAAGGACTGCCATCTGGTGCTGAAGAACGGCAATTTCGTGCCCCCCGACGCCAGGGCCACCACCCGGCTGGCCGAGGGCGACGTGGTGAGCATCTGGCCGCCGATCGGAGGGGGATGA